GCCGCCCTGTGTAAGATATTCAACGCCGCGTTGTGGTCGCGGTCAAGTTTCAAACCACAGAACTTACAATGGAACACACGCTCCGACAACTTCAGTTTGACTGGCGATTTCTGACAGCATTCCGAACAGGTTTGACTCGTCTGATGTGGTGGCACTTGATGGAAATGTTTGCCATCGCGCTTGGCAACCCAACTGCCCCAGTCAAAGAACATACCCCAAGAAGCATCAGAGATAGACTTGGCAAGGTATCGGTTCTTGACCATGTTGCTGGGCTTGAGTTTCTCGGCGACAACGGCATCATACCCTTTATGGTGGAAAAGCCAATACGCTGTTTTTGCGAGAAAGTCAAGGCGTTGGCAAGCAACAATATCTGCTTGCTTCGCGAGTGCGTCCTTTGTTTTATACCAGCGTTTGCTTTTGTATTGCTTACGCGACAAATCACGCTGAAGTTTGGCAAATTTGCGCTCTGCTTGTCGGTAAAATCGGGGGTTGGGTCTTTTCTCACCGGTGGAAGTCGTCAAAAAGTCTTGCGTCCCAACATCCACACCACAAGCGGACTTCGGAACACAGGTGAGCGTCTCAGGCATTTCACAAACGATGAAGCAATACCAGCCGCGCGCCGTTTCTTTCAATGTGACTTCTTTCGGGTCTCCATTGAGAGGACGGTGCTGGCGGATAGCAACTTCACCGAGTTTCGGCACTTTCAAACGGTTGTGGCGAGTGCCTGTTTCACGGATTGGATTTTGACGAACCCTTTCACCTGTTTTGAGTTTGTGCTTACGCAAAGACCAAGATACAGAACGGACAACAGATTTATAGCGCGGGTAGCCCTTTTTCTCGGTTTC
The window above is part of the Candidatus Poribacteria bacterium genome. Proteins encoded here:
- a CDS encoding transposase, whose translation is MKTLKQTFKYRVYPTKTQEKWLFAELQHQKQLQNYMLQMRHQMWEYGQKSVSMYDQINHLKDLRAATSHYSDHPQDMQVSTIKRVNAAHEHFQRRCREGETEKKGYPRYKSVVRSVSWSLRKHKLKTGERVRQNPIRETGTRHNRLKVPKLGEVAIRQHRPLNGDPKEVTLKETARGWYCFIVCEMPETLTCVPKSACGVDVGTQDFLTTSTGEKRPNPRFYRQAERKFAKLQRDLSRKQYKSKRWYKTKDALAKQADIVACQRLDFLAKTAYWLFHHKGYDAVVAEKLKPSNMVKNRYLAKSISDASWGMFFDWGSWVAKRDGKHFHQVPPHQTSQTCSECCQKSPVKLKLSERVFHCKFCGLKLDRDHNAALNILHRAACALRGEVWDAILCETRNPLLQRACWG